The following proteins come from a genomic window of Achromobacter deleyi:
- the htpG gene encoding molecular chaperone HtpG — protein MSQNATSETLGFQAEVKQLLHLMIHSLYSNKEIFLRELVSNASDACDKLRFEAIDNPALLEGDGELAITVSYDKDARTVTISDNGIGLSREEAVANLGTIARSGTREFFSQLTGDKQKDAQLIGQFGVGFYSSFIVADKVTVISRRAGATDAIRWESDGQGEFTIAAADKATRGTDVTLHLRADEDELLNGWKLREILRRYSDHISLPIRMAKEEWDAEKGEQVKQDELETVNQANALWARNKADVTEEQYREFYKTVSHDYDDPLAWTHNRVEGRSEYTQLLYVPKHAPMDLWDRDGRRGVKLYVKRVFIMDDADQLLPSYLRFVRGVIDSADLPLNVSREILQESRDVRAIREGSAKRILSLLEDLAENKPEEYATFWSEFGQVLKEGAGEDHANLERIAKLMRFASTQTGDQAQTVSFADYVARMKEGQDKIYYVTADTFAAASNSPHLEIFRKKGIEVLLLSDRVDEWMLSYLREFDGKLLVSVAKGGLDLAELADEEEKKHQAEVAEDFKPLVERLQKTLEDQVKEVRVTLRLVDSPACVVVGQNELSPHLLRMLKAAGQEAPNVKPVLEINPEHPLLARIRAADDGEFDQWARLLLDQALLAEGAQIADPAAFVKRLNALLLK, from the coding sequence ATGAGCCAGAACGCCACGTCCGAAACCCTGGGATTCCAGGCCGAGGTGAAGCAACTGCTGCACCTGATGATCCATTCGCTGTACAGCAACAAGGAAATCTTCCTGCGCGAGCTGGTGTCGAACGCCTCGGACGCCTGCGACAAGCTGCGCTTCGAAGCCATCGACAACCCGGCGCTGCTGGAAGGCGATGGCGAGCTGGCCATCACCGTCAGCTACGACAAGGACGCCCGCACGGTCACCATCTCCGACAACGGCATCGGCCTGTCGCGTGAAGAAGCCGTGGCCAACCTGGGCACCATCGCCCGTTCCGGCACGCGCGAGTTCTTCTCGCAGCTGACCGGCGACAAGCAGAAGGACGCGCAGCTGATCGGCCAGTTCGGCGTGGGCTTCTACTCCTCGTTCATCGTCGCCGACAAGGTCACGGTGATCAGCCGCCGCGCCGGCGCCACCGACGCCATCCGCTGGGAGTCCGACGGCCAGGGTGAGTTCACCATCGCCGCCGCCGACAAGGCCACGCGCGGCACCGACGTCACGCTGCACCTGCGCGCCGACGAAGACGAGCTGCTCAACGGCTGGAAGCTGCGCGAGATCCTGCGCCGCTACTCCGACCACATCTCGCTGCCGATCCGCATGGCCAAGGAAGAATGGGACGCGGAGAAGGGCGAACAGGTCAAGCAGGACGAGCTGGAAACGGTCAACCAGGCCAACGCCCTGTGGGCCCGCAACAAGGCCGACGTCACCGAGGAACAGTACCGCGAGTTCTACAAGACGGTGTCGCACGACTATGACGACCCGCTCGCCTGGACCCACAACCGCGTCGAAGGCCGCAGCGAATACACCCAGCTGCTGTACGTGCCCAAGCACGCGCCGATGGACCTGTGGGACCGCGACGGCCGCCGCGGCGTCAAGCTGTACGTCAAGCGCGTCTTCATCATGGACGACGCCGACCAGCTGCTGCCGTCGTACCTGCGCTTCGTGCGCGGCGTGATCGACTCGGCCGACCTGCCGCTGAACGTGTCGCGCGAGATCCTGCAGGAAAGCCGCGACGTGCGTGCCATCCGCGAAGGCTCGGCCAAGCGCATCCTGTCGCTGCTGGAAGACCTGGCCGAGAACAAGCCGGAAGAGTACGCCACGTTCTGGTCGGAATTCGGCCAGGTGCTCAAGGAAGGCGCGGGCGAAGACCACGCCAACCTGGAACGCATCGCCAAGCTGATGCGCTTTGCCTCGACCCAGACCGGCGACCAGGCCCAGACCGTGTCGTTCGCCGACTACGTGGCGCGCATGAAGGAAGGCCAGGACAAGATCTACTACGTCACGGCCGACACCTTCGCCGCCGCCAGCAACAGCCCGCACCTGGAGATCTTCCGCAAGAAGGGCATCGAGGTGCTGCTGCTGTCCGACCGCGTCGACGAATGGATGCTGTCGTACCTGCGCGAATTCGACGGCAAGTTGCTGGTGTCGGTGGCCAAGGGCGGCCTCGACCTGGCCGAGCTGGCCGACGAGGAAGAAAAGAAGCACCAGGCCGAAGTGGCCGAGGACTTCAAGCCGCTGGTCGAGCGCCTGCAGAAGACCCTGGAAGACCAGGTCAAGGAAGTGCGCGTCACGCTGCGCCTGGTGGATTCGCCGGCGTGCGTGGTGGTGGGCCAGAACGAACTCAGCCCGCACCTGCTGCGCATGCTGAAGGCCGCCGGCCAGGAAGCGCCCAACGTTAAGCCGGTGTTGGAGATCAACCCGGAACACCCGCTGCTGGCCCGCATCCGCGCCGCCGACGACGGCGAGTTCGACCAGTGGGCCCGCCTGCTGCTCGACCAGGCCCTGCTGGCCGAAGGCGCGCAGATCGCCGATCCGGCGGCGTTCGTCAAGCGCCTGAACGCGCTGCTGCTGAAGTAA
- a CDS encoding type II toxin-antitoxin system HipA family toxin: MSVDALDLYQADRKVGRLFDERPLRFVYDDAWLGWPAAHAIAPDIPLRDGDHAGEAVHAFFENLLPEGRLRRFLQVSRHATTVFGLLRSVGGDTASGLTIWPQGERPAPPRYRATTWGEIAARLQDPAQPALVAENADGARISLAGAQDKLLLMVMPDGAPAWPEGAAPSMHILKPDIRGFDGVWSSALNETLVMQLAARLGLGVAEAGLQPDTRACLVTRYDRAPDGAAGLRRLHQLDLCQLAGKPSDVKYEADGGPSLAQCRELLRGMGVNAADLKRFLQWVLFNLCVGNNDSHAKNLSVLQTPDGQYRLAPFYDLMCTALYPGLACNFAFAVGGESRPGHIGRGHLDAMARELGFSPRYVAGVAQALVTELPSALETVQADLARQATAGTESTLLERLGQWIRANTRKLAKRWELPG; this comes from the coding sequence ATGAGCGTCGACGCGCTCGATCTTTACCAGGCGGATCGCAAGGTCGGCCGCCTGTTCGACGAACGGCCCCTGCGTTTCGTCTATGACGATGCCTGGCTGGGATGGCCTGCGGCGCATGCCATCGCGCCGGACATCCCGCTGCGCGACGGCGACCATGCCGGCGAGGCGGTGCATGCCTTCTTCGAAAACCTGCTGCCCGAAGGGCGCCTGCGCCGATTCCTGCAAGTCAGCCGCCACGCCACGACCGTCTTCGGCCTGCTGCGCAGCGTCGGGGGCGACACGGCCAGCGGCCTGACGATATGGCCGCAAGGCGAACGGCCGGCGCCGCCGCGCTATCGCGCCACGACCTGGGGCGAGATCGCCGCGCGTCTGCAGGATCCGGCACAGCCAGCCCTGGTTGCCGAGAACGCCGACGGTGCGCGCATTTCACTGGCGGGCGCGCAGGACAAGCTGCTGCTGATGGTCATGCCGGACGGCGCGCCGGCCTGGCCCGAGGGCGCCGCGCCCTCCATGCATATCCTCAAGCCGGACATCCGCGGGTTTGATGGCGTCTGGTCATCGGCGCTCAATGAAACCCTGGTGATGCAATTGGCGGCGCGCCTGGGGCTGGGCGTGGCCGAGGCGGGCCTGCAACCGGATACCCGGGCGTGCCTGGTCACCCGCTACGATCGCGCGCCGGACGGCGCGGCAGGCCTGCGGCGCCTGCATCAGCTCGATCTGTGCCAGTTGGCAGGCAAGCCCTCGGATGTGAAATACGAAGCCGATGGCGGGCCGTCGCTGGCGCAGTGCCGCGAACTGCTCAGGGGCATGGGCGTCAACGCGGCGGACCTCAAGCGCTTCCTGCAGTGGGTGCTTTTCAACCTTTGCGTCGGCAATAACGACAGCCATGCCAAGAACCTGTCCGTGCTGCAAACGCCGGATGGCCAGTACCGCCTGGCGCCGTTCTATGACCTGATGTGTACCGCGCTGTACCCCGGCCTGGCCTGCAATTTCGCGTTCGCCGTGGGCGGCGAGTCCAGGCCGGGCCACATTGGCCGCGGGCACCTGGATGCCATGGCGCGGGAACTGGGCTTCAGCCCCCGCTACGTGGCTGGCGTGGCGCAGGCGCTGGTGACGGAACTGCCGTCTGCGCTGGAAACGGTGCAGGCCGACCTGGCGCGGCAGGCTACGGCGGGCACGGAAAGCACGCTGCTCGAGCGTCTGGGCCAATGGATCCGGGCCAACACTCGCAAGCTCGCCAAACGCTGGGAATTGCCGGGCTGA
- a CDS encoding type II toxin-antitoxin system Y4mF family antitoxin — protein sequence MPSPSSTDGASIAIHTSAELGELVKDVRRAQGLLQTDLAGLSGTGNRFVVDLERGKPTLQLQKVLDMLDLLGLEVRVGPKRVGRP from the coding sequence ATGCCCTCGCCATCTTCCACTGATGGAGCCTCCATCGCCATCCACACCTCCGCCGAACTCGGTGAATTGGTGAAGGACGTACGCCGCGCGCAAGGGCTGCTGCAAACAGACCTGGCCGGCCTGTCCGGCACCGGCAATCGTTTCGTGGTGGACCTGGAGCGGGGCAAGCCAACGCTGCAGTTGCAGAAGGTGCTCGACATGCTGGACCTGCTGGGCCTGGAAGTGCGGGTCGGTCCCAAGCGCGTGGGCCGGCCATGA
- a CDS encoding DKNYY domain-containing protein, producing MIALVLLTAILPLMLLIWLVDGGDDFAAIDHGESYGSSIYKRYQGEVYAAVPSNGYYRVNEADPAGLEAFDTGRYDGRQAARDGLHVYCGNLVLPGMRPASTRYLGNSYFSDGAATYFCGFASERNLELGRLDELWQKLLYRAGRGDKPQTYRYPFLALPASAQPYRPLLDRQLATDGARVFYEGREMRQADPAHLRRIASIQRGETRPGDNFFADGRRVYYRETLLPLSDDPALYTFTVGNLYRQPYLHDPRDGMVYLGAMAFDPAHAPYRLLNEAGAHVLHALFASKDGIYFYNSEKQVVERAGDDPFAAGGFTALSPYVFRDGRQVLFFRSKEVWSRSRGGGGLLSRSTLILRFKDAPTGQWTKLGEVYHGFGSVWRNGDALYYLDELGATQLIYSPIYRILDPMAADFLLRSQQTRQIKADDIRKLVHSGKLAVPESDELLEAKTRYRSGVLSIFD from the coding sequence GTGATCGCCCTGGTCTTGCTGACCGCCATCCTGCCGCTGATGCTGCTGATCTGGCTGGTCGACGGGGGCGACGATTTCGCCGCCATCGACCATGGCGAGTCCTACGGCAGCAGCATCTACAAGCGCTACCAGGGCGAGGTCTACGCGGCCGTGCCCAGCAACGGCTACTACCGCGTGAACGAGGCGGACCCCGCGGGTCTCGAGGCCTTCGACACGGGCCGCTACGACGGCCGGCAGGCGGCGCGCGACGGTCTCCATGTGTATTGCGGCAACCTGGTGCTGCCGGGGATGCGGCCCGCATCGACGCGCTACCTGGGCAACAGTTACTTCAGCGACGGCGCGGCCACGTACTTCTGTGGGTTTGCGTCCGAGCGCAATCTCGAATTGGGACGGTTGGACGAGCTCTGGCAGAAGCTCCTGTACCGGGCCGGCAGGGGCGACAAGCCGCAGACCTACCGGTATCCGTTCCTGGCCCTGCCGGCCAGCGCGCAACCCTATCGGCCGTTGCTCGATCGGCAATTGGCCACCGATGGCGCCCGCGTGTTCTACGAAGGCCGCGAAATGCGCCAGGCGGATCCGGCGCATTTGCGCCGTATTGCCTCGATCCAGCGCGGCGAGACGCGGCCGGGCGACAATTTCTTCGCCGATGGCCGCCGGGTCTATTACCGGGAGACGCTGCTGCCGCTGTCGGACGATCCGGCGCTCTACACCTTCACGGTCGGCAACCTCTACCGCCAACCTTATCTCCATGATCCGCGCGACGGCATGGTGTACCTGGGCGCGATGGCGTTCGACCCGGCCCATGCGCCGTACCGGCTGCTGAACGAGGCAGGCGCCCATGTGCTGCATGCGCTGTTCGCCAGCAAGGACGGCATCTATTTCTACAACAGCGAGAAGCAGGTGGTCGAGCGGGCCGGCGACGATCCGTTCGCGGCGGGCGGCTTCACGGCGCTGTCGCCATATGTGTTCCGGGACGGCCGCCAGGTGCTGTTCTTCAGGAGCAAGGAAGTCTGGAGCCGTTCCCGTGGGGGCGGCGGCTTGCTGTCCCGGTCCACGCTGATCCTGCGGTTCAAGGACGCGCCGACGGGGCAATGGACCAAACTGGGCGAGGTCTATCACGGCTTCGGGTCGGTCTGGCGCAACGGCGACGCGCTCTATTACCTCGACGAGCTGGGCGCGACCCAACTGATCTACAGCCCGATCTATCGCATCCTGGATCCGATGGCGGCGGATTTCCTGCTGCGCTCGCAGCAGACTCGCCAGATCAAGGCGGACGACATCCGCAAGCTGGTGCATAGCGGGAAGCTGGCGGTGCCCGAGTCCGACGAGCTGCTGGAGGCCAAGACGCGTTATCGCAGTGGCGTCCTGTCCATCTTTGATTGA
- a CDS encoding addiction module antidote protein, which produces MTQLRDFDPANYLADDETIAHYLADAAADPDPDAFLQALGDVARARGIGVIAKETGLARTNLYRVLAPGANPSYLTLRRVMDALGVSLTAVAKGKDRAHA; this is translated from the coding sequence ATGACCCAGTTGCGTGATTTCGATCCGGCGAATTATCTGGCCGATGACGAGACCATTGCGCACTACCTGGCGGACGCGGCGGCCGATCCCGATCCGGACGCCTTTCTCCAGGCGCTGGGCGATGTTGCCCGCGCGCGCGGTATCGGGGTCATTGCGAAGGAGACCGGCCTGGCGCGCACGAACCTGTACCGCGTGCTCGCGCCGGGCGCCAATCCAAGCTACCTGACGCTGCGTCGGGTCATGGACGCATTGGGCGTCTCGCTCACGGCCGTCGCCAAGGGCAAGGACAGGGCGCACGCATAG
- a CDS encoding MFS transporter encodes MSTHETPPVKAGLPLLALAVGAFGIGVTEFSPMGLLPVIADGVGVSIPSAGMLISAYAIGVMLGAPLMTLALSRWSRRKALMVLMAIFTLGNLLSALSPNYTTLLLARLVTSLNHGAFFGLGSLVAASVVPRHKQASAVATMFLGLTIANVGGVPAATWLGQVIGWRMSFAATSVLGLVAMLSLWFALPAGEAGRRPDIRHELAVLKTPVVLVALLTTVLGAGAMFTLYTYVAPTLAELTGASPNFVTAMLVLIGIGFTIGNTAGGRFADRSLDGSLIAFLVLVIVDLLAFPWLAQTQVGAAIGLLVFGFGTFAVVPPLQMRVMRAATDAPGLASSVNVGAFNLGNAVGAAAGGGVISAGMGYAAVPIAGAIIAAAGLALVLWQRAANQRQRKLAVQGC; translated from the coding sequence ATGTCCACCCATGAAACCCCGCCGGTGAAAGCCGGCCTGCCATTGCTGGCGCTGGCCGTCGGCGCCTTCGGCATCGGCGTCACCGAATTCTCTCCCATGGGCCTGCTGCCCGTGATCGCCGACGGCGTGGGGGTGTCCATCCCCAGCGCCGGCATGCTGATCAGCGCCTACGCGATCGGCGTGATGCTCGGCGCGCCGCTGATGACGCTGGCGCTGTCGCGCTGGTCGCGCCGCAAGGCGCTGATGGTGCTGATGGCGATCTTCACGCTGGGCAACCTGCTGTCGGCGCTGTCGCCCAACTACACCACGCTGCTATTGGCGCGCCTGGTGACGAGCCTGAACCACGGCGCCTTCTTCGGCCTGGGTTCGCTGGTGGCCGCCAGCGTGGTGCCGCGCCACAAGCAGGCCAGCGCGGTGGCGACGATGTTCCTGGGGCTGACCATCGCCAACGTCGGCGGCGTGCCGGCGGCGACCTGGCTGGGCCAGGTGATCGGCTGGCGCATGTCGTTCGCCGCGACCTCGGTGCTGGGGCTGGTGGCGATGCTGTCGCTGTGGTTCGCGCTGCCGGCGGGTGAAGCCGGGCGGCGTCCGGACATCCGCCACGAACTGGCGGTGCTCAAGACCCCGGTGGTGCTGGTGGCCCTGTTGACCACGGTGCTGGGCGCGGGCGCGATGTTCACGCTGTACACCTACGTGGCGCCGACGCTGGCCGAGTTGACCGGCGCCTCGCCCAACTTCGTGACCGCCATGCTGGTGCTGATCGGCATCGGCTTCACCATCGGTAATACCGCGGGCGGCCGTTTCGCCGACCGGTCGCTGGATGGCAGCCTGATCGCCTTCCTGGTGCTGGTGATCGTCGACCTGCTGGCCTTCCCGTGGCTGGCACAGACCCAGGTGGGCGCCGCGATCGGCCTGCTGGTCTTCGGCTTCGGCACCTTCGCCGTGGTGCCGCCGCTGCAGATGCGGGTGATGCGCGCCGCGACCGACGCGCCGGGCCTGGCCTCGTCGGTCAACGTGGGCGCCTTCAACCTGGGCAATGCGGTGGGCGCGGCGGCCGGCGGCGGCGTGATCTCGGCCGGCATGGGCTATGCCGCGGTGCCGATTGCCGGCGCGATCATCGCCGCGGCGGGCCTGGCGCTGGTGCTGTGGCAGCGCGCCGCCAACCAGCGCCAGCGCAAGCTGGCGGTGCAGGGCTGCTGA
- a CDS encoding YXWGXW repeat-containing protein: MRNLVRAAMTAGAAVVLSLGALAVPGVAQAGVAISIDVAPPPPRVEVLPPPRVGYVWAPGHWEWVGGRHAWIEGVWLPARPGYVYHGPEWRQRHGHWVYYEGRWGRR, encoded by the coding sequence ATGAGGAATCTTGTCAGAGCCGCGATGACCGCGGGCGCCGCGGTGGTCCTGTCCCTGGGGGCGCTCGCCGTGCCCGGCGTGGCGCAGGCCGGCGTGGCCATCAGCATCGACGTGGCGCCGCCGCCGCCTCGCGTGGAAGTGTTGCCGCCGCCGCGCGTGGGCTACGTCTGGGCGCCGGGCCATTGGGAATGGGTGGGCGGCCGCCATGCCTGGATCGAGGGCGTATGGCTGCCGGCGCGGCCGGGCTATGTGTACCACGGGCCGGAGTGGCGCCAGCGGCATGGGCATTGGGTGTATTACGAGGGGCGCTGGGGGCGCCGTTGA
- a CDS encoding TonB-dependent receptor — protein MRRVVSTAALAACTAVPNVQAQEAELPAIRVEAASDADSLHLDSRSSSASRLGLTLRETPASVEIVSQQAMRERGATTLSEALRGATGLAGGGPPSSPTTLSSRGFTDILYLYDGLRMSGAGSTNRVEDTWNYERIEVLKGPASVLQGDSAIGGIVNFQTKRPDRDNPSREAMFSYGSYGSIRTGIGLGDNFGETGAYRIDYSHNDSRVGTIDRNSNKLDHLTTGIAFDVAPATRLDLSFDYSRDTGHAYWGTPLIPRSLAKDPTGVVSTPDGRVLDRALAGKNYNVLDDRNEAEAYWLRARVTHQLTSSWTLRNELAMNKVDRLWKNSESATFSAPGSIDRDQTIITHHQRYLIDRFDATHNGTIGGLSNKFVIGGELSKTTLDSERRFSNRSASTSDTLRVSLWNPDVGYFNDDPALMSGPGNRTDFTTDVRGAALFLEDSLKLTERWTVVGGYRYDRIRVDRSVTDLNAGTRSAFGTRYSANSARLGTVYDVTPSSSVYAQYTNATIPVGSLFLLSQSNASFPLAKGEQWEAGFKQTLGDVEWTAAVYHIKLENVLTRDANDPRVTVNNGRQSSRGVELSADWRVTPQLTLSGNIAALNARFDSLTEADGTSRVGNTPPNVPERVANLYANYRLKELPMNFFVGLNHTGKIYTDNANQIRINGHTTVDAAVSYRLRPALITFRVRNLTDKLYAYYGGRATSQVLLAPGRTYELGATFEF, from the coding sequence ATGAGAAGAGTCGTATCCACCGCCGCCCTCGCGGCCTGCACCGCAGTGCCCAACGTCCAGGCCCAGGAGGCCGAACTGCCCGCCATCCGGGTGGAAGCCGCCAGCGACGCCGACAGCCTGCACCTGGACAGCCGCAGCAGCAGCGCCTCGCGGCTCGGCCTGACCCTGCGCGAGACGCCGGCCTCGGTCGAGATAGTGTCGCAACAAGCCATGCGCGAGCGCGGCGCCACCACCCTCAGCGAGGCGCTGCGCGGCGCCACCGGCCTGGCCGGCGGCGGCCCGCCGTCCTCGCCCACCACCTTGTCGTCACGCGGCTTCACCGACATCCTGTATCTGTACGACGGCCTGCGCATGTCCGGCGCCGGCTCGACCAACCGGGTCGAAGACACCTGGAACTACGAGCGCATCGAGGTCCTGAAAGGCCCGGCCTCGGTGCTGCAAGGCGACAGCGCCATCGGCGGCATCGTCAACTTCCAGACCAAGCGCCCCGACCGCGACAACCCCTCGCGCGAAGCGATGTTCTCGTATGGCAGCTATGGCAGCATCCGCACCGGCATCGGCCTGGGCGACAACTTCGGCGAGACCGGCGCCTACCGCATCGACTACAGCCACAACGACAGCCGCGTCGGCACCATCGACCGCAACAGCAACAAGCTGGATCACCTGACCACCGGCATCGCCTTCGACGTCGCGCCCGCCACCCGCCTGGACCTGTCGTTCGACTACTCGCGCGACACCGGCCACGCCTACTGGGGCACGCCGCTGATCCCGCGCAGCCTGGCCAAGGACCCCACCGGCGTGGTCAGCACGCCCGATGGCCGCGTGCTGGACCGCGCGCTGGCCGGCAAGAACTACAACGTGCTGGACGACCGCAACGAGGCCGAGGCCTATTGGCTGCGGGCCCGCGTCACGCACCAGCTGACTTCGTCGTGGACGCTGCGCAACGAGCTGGCCATGAACAAGGTCGACCGGCTGTGGAAGAACTCGGAGTCGGCCACCTTCAGCGCCCCCGGCTCGATCGACCGCGACCAGACCATCATCACGCACCACCAGCGCTACCTGATCGACCGTTTCGACGCGACCCACAACGGCACGATCGGCGGCCTGTCGAACAAGTTCGTGATCGGCGGCGAGCTCAGCAAGACCACCCTGGACAGCGAACGGCGCTTCTCGAACCGTTCGGCCAGCACTAGCGACACCCTGCGCGTATCGCTGTGGAATCCGGACGTGGGCTATTTCAACGACGACCCCGCGCTGATGAGCGGCCCCGGCAACCGCACCGACTTCACCACCGACGTGCGTGGCGCCGCGCTGTTCCTGGAAGACTCGCTCAAGCTGACCGAGCGCTGGACCGTGGTGGGCGGCTACCGCTACGACCGCATCCGCGTCGACCGCAGCGTCACCGACCTGAACGCCGGCACCCGCAGCGCCTTCGGCACCCGCTACAGCGCCAATTCCGCGCGGCTGGGCACGGTGTATGACGTGACGCCGTCGTCATCGGTGTACGCGCAGTACACCAACGCCACCATCCCGGTGGGCTCGCTGTTCCTCTTGTCGCAGTCCAACGCCTCGTTCCCGCTGGCCAAGGGCGAGCAATGGGAGGCCGGCTTCAAGCAGACCCTTGGCGACGTCGAATGGACTGCGGCGGTCTATCACATCAAGCTCGAGAACGTGCTGACGCGCGACGCCAATGACCCGCGCGTGACCGTCAACAACGGCCGCCAGTCATCGCGCGGGGTGGAGCTGTCGGCCGACTGGCGCGTCACGCCGCAATTGACCCTGTCCGGCAACATCGCGGCGCTGAACGCGCGCTTCGACTCGCTGACCGAGGCCGACGGCACTTCGCGCGTGGGCAACACGCCGCCCAACGTGCCCGAGCGCGTCGCCAACCTGTACGCCAACTACCGGCTCAAGGAACTGCCGATGAATTTCTTCGTCGGCCTGAACCACACCGGCAAGATCTACACCGACAACGCCAACCAGATCCGCATCAACGGCCACACCACCGTGGACGCGGCGGTCAGCTACCGCCTGCGGCCGGCGCTGATCACCTTCCGGGTACGCAACCTGACCGACAAGCTCTACGCCTACTATGGCGGCCGCGCCACCAGCCAGGTGCTGCTGGCGCCGGGCCGCACCTACGAGCTGGGCGCGACCTTCGAGTTCTGA
- a CDS encoding nucleobase:cation symporter-2 family protein yields the protein MQPASLTQSPSHGASDDAEPRHDLVYGPDDRPAAPVAFVAALQHLLAILVPIVTPGLLICQALGVSSRDTTLIVSMSLVISGIATYVQCKRFGPLGAGLLIVQGTSFNFVGPLIAGGSVMVKQGTPVEAVMAAIFGVVIAGSFVEMGISRILPFVKRLITPLVTGIVVLLIGLTLIKVGLISMGGGFGAMASGTFASAENLTLSGLVLGTIILLNRVPVVWIRSTALVLALAVGYIAAAYMGRLDFTGAREAALFQVPMPLHFGLGFSWALFVPMLIIYLVTSLEAIGDVTATSKVSKQPVEGPLWMQRIKGGVLVNGANSLLAGVFNTFPSSVFAQNNGVIQLTGIASRHVGVWIAGMLILLGLFPAVAGVLQAVPEPVLGGAAMVMFGAVAASGINILAGIHLDRRALLIIAVSLALGLGVSQVPEILSHLPHSVKSVLESGVATGGICALVMNWFLPEKK from the coding sequence ATGCAACCCGCCTCCCTGACCCAATCTCCCTCCCACGGCGCGTCCGACGACGCCGAACCCCGCCACGACCTGGTCTACGGCCCCGACGACCGCCCCGCGGCCCCCGTCGCCTTCGTCGCCGCCCTGCAGCATTTGCTGGCCATCCTGGTGCCCATCGTCACCCCCGGCCTGCTGATCTGCCAGGCCCTGGGCGTGAGCAGCCGCGACACCACCCTGATCGTGTCCATGTCGCTGGTCATCTCCGGCATCGCCACCTACGTGCAGTGCAAGCGCTTCGGCCCGCTCGGCGCGGGCCTCCTGATCGTGCAGGGCACCAGCTTCAACTTCGTCGGCCCGCTGATCGCCGGCGGCTCGGTCATGGTCAAGCAGGGCACGCCGGTCGAGGCCGTGATGGCCGCGATCTTCGGCGTCGTCATCGCCGGCTCCTTCGTCGAAATGGGCATCAGCCGCATCCTGCCCTTCGTCAAGCGCCTGATCACCCCGCTGGTCACCGGCATCGTCGTGCTGCTGATCGGTCTGACGCTGATCAAGGTCGGCCTCATCAGCATGGGCGGCGGCTTCGGCGCCATGGCCAGCGGCACCTTCGCCAGCGCCGAGAACCTGACGCTGTCGGGCCTGGTGCTGGGCACCATCATCCTGCTGAACCGCGTGCCGGTCGTGTGGATCCGCAGCACCGCGCTGGTGCTGGCGCTGGCCGTCGGCTACATCGCCGCCGCCTACATGGGCCGCCTGGACTTCACCGGCGCGCGCGAAGCCGCCCTGTTCCAGGTGCCGATGCCGCTGCACTTCGGCCTGGGCTTCTCGTGGGCGCTGTTCGTGCCGATGCTGATCATCTATCTGGTCACCTCGCTGGAAGCCATCGGCGACGTCACCGCCACCAGCAAGGTCTCCAAGCAGCCGGTCGAAGGCCCGCTGTGGATGCAGCGCATCAAGGGCGGCGTGCTGGTCAACGGCGCCAACTCGCTGCTGGCAGGCGTCTTCAACACCTTCCCCAGCTCGGTCTTCGCCCAGAACAACGGCGTCATCCAGCTGACCGGCATCGCCAGCCGCCACGTCGGCGTCTGGATCGCCGGCATGCTGATCCTGCTGGGCCTGTTCCCCGCCGTCGCCGGCGTGCTGCAGGCCGTGCCCGAACCCGTGCTGGGCGGCGCCGCCATGGTCATGTTCGGCGCCGTGGCCGCGTCCGGCATCAACATCCTGGCCGGCATCCACCTGGACCGCCGCGCCCTGCTGATCATCGCCGTCTCGCTGGCCCTGGGCCTGGGCGTGTCGCAAGTGCCCGAGATCCTGTCGCACCTGCCGCACTCGGTGAAAAGCGTGCTGGAATCCGGCGTCGCCACCGGCGGCATCTGCGCGCTGGTCATGAACTGGTTCCTGCCGGAAAAGAAGTAA